GCGCTCGACCGAGTGACCCGCGAGCGCGAGCGAGAGCGCCTCCTCGGTCGACTGGATGTGTGAGGGATGGGATTGCTCGTACCGGCGCATGTGTGAATACTCGTGCAGCGCGAGCGAACGCGCCATCGCGCTGGTCGCGGCCTGTCGGGAGATGTTCAGCACGTGGCGGTCGTCGTAGTGGGCGCTCCACGTCCGCGAGTCGGGATCCGTGCGGACGTGGACGTGAACCGGGAGCGCGAGGTCGTGTTCGGTCTCGAAGAGGTCCCGTGCCCCGAGGAACGGTTCGGTCGGGCCGGGCGAATGCACGCGAACATCCATGTGTTCGTTTAACAGGGGCGGGAGGGTATGATTCTTGTGCCGGCACGACTCCGGTCGACGACTGGTCCGTGTCGCTGCTGTCCGCTCCGGCGAAACAGCACCCTTTTGACCCTCCTTCCGGTACGAATTGCCATAATGGGCCGACGTAAGAAGATCGTTCAGGAATGCGAGCGGCTGATGGACAATCCGGAGAACATCCGGAACATCGCCATCGCCGCACATATCGACCACGGCAAGACCACCCTCACCGACAACCTGCTCGCGGGCGCGGGCATGATCTCCTCGGACCTCGCCGGCGAGCAGTTGGCGATGGACACCGAAGAGGACGAGCAGGAACGCGGTATCACCATCGACGCGGCGAACGTCTCGATGACCCACGAGTATCAGGACACCAACCACCTCATCAACCTCATCGACACGCCGGGTCACGTGGACTTCGGTGGCGACGTCACGCGGGCGATGCGGGCGGTCGACGGCGCGCTGGTGGTCGTCGATGCGGTCGAGGGGACGATGCCCCAGACCGAGACCGTGGTACGGCAGGCGCTGCGAGAAGGTGTCAAACCTGCGCTGTTCATCAACAAGGTCGATCGCCTGATCAACGAACTCCAAGAGGGGCCCGAGGAGATGCAGGAGCGCCTGCAAACCGTGATCGGCGACGTCAACGAACTCATCCGCGGGATGGCCGAGGACAAGTACGAAAACGAGGGTTGGAAGGTCTCCGTACAGGACGGCACTGTGGCCTTCGGGTCGGCGCTCTACAACTGGGCGACCAGCCTGCCCCAGATGCAGGAGACGGGCATCGACTTCGCCGACATCATCGAGTACAACCGGAACGACAACATCGACGAACTCCGCGAGCACTCGCCGCTCTCGAACGTCGTCCTCGACATGGTCGCCGAACACTTCCCGAACCCCGTCAAGGCCCAGCCCGAGCGGGTGCCCACCGTCTGGCGTGGCGACGACACCACCGAACTCGCCGAGGGGATGCGCCTCGTCGACGACGAGGGTGATGTCGTCTTCATGGTGACCGACATCGGTATCGATCCCCACGCCGGCGAGATCGCCACCGGACGCCTGTTTTCCGGGACTCTCGAACGCGGACAGGACCTCTACGTCTCGGGGACTGCGGGGCAAAACCGCATCCAGTCGGTGGGTATCTTCATGGGTGGCGAGCGCGAGGAGGTCGAGCGCGTTCCCGCGGGGAACATCGCCGCCGTCACCGGGCTTCGGGACGCGATCGCCGGTTCCACAGTGTCGTCGGTCGAGATGACGCCGTTCGAGTCCATCGAGCACATCTCCGAACCGGTCATCACGAAATCCGTCGAGGCACAGAACATGGACGACCTGCCGAAGCTCATCAAGACCCTCCAGCAGGTCTCGAAAGAAGACCCCACGATTCGAGTGGAGATCAACGAGGACACCGGCGAGCACCTGATCTCGGGACAGGGCGAACTCCACCTCGAAGTCATCACCCAGCGCATCGAGCGCAATCAGGGCATCCCCGTGACGACTGGTGAACCGATCGTCGTCTTCCGCGAGGCCGTCCAGGAACCCTCCGAGACGGTCGAAGGCCAGTCGCCGAACCGTCACAACCGCTTTTACCTGACCGTTGAACCGCTCCCGGAGGACGTCGTCGAGACGCTCAAACGCGGCGAAGCGTCGATGGACATGCCCGAAACCGAACGCCGCGAGGCGCTTCAGGAAGCCGGCATGGACAAGGACACCTCCCAGAACGTCGAGACTATCCACGGCACCAACATCCTCATCGACGACACGAAGGGCATCCAGCACCTCAACGAGACGATGGAACTCGTCGTCGAGGGCTGGGAAGAGGCGCTCGACGACGGTCCCCTCGCCGCCGAACCCGTTCAGGGGACCATCATCCGTCTCGAAGACGCCCGCCTGCACGAGGACGCCATCCACCGCGGTCCGGCGCAGGTCATCCCGGCGGTCCGACAGGCCGTCCACGGCGCGCTCATCGACGGCCGTATCTCGATGCTCGAACCGATCCAGAACGTGCGTATCGACGTTCCCTCCGAACACATGGGTCCCGCTTCCGGCGAGATCCAGGGCCGCCGTGGCCGCGTCGACGACATGTATCAAGAGGGCGATCTGATGGTCGTCGAGGGCGTCGCGCCGGTCGACGAGATGATCGGCTTTGCTTCCGACATCCGCTCGGCCACCGAGGGCCGTGCCTCGTGGAACACCGAGAACGCCGGCTTCCAGGTGATGGCCGACAACCTCCAGCCCGACACGATCATGGAGATCCGCGAGCGCAAGGGCATGAAGCTCGAACTGCCCGCGAGCGTCGATTACTTCTAAAACCTCCACTTTTTTACTCGTCGGGTGCGCTCGCTTTGCTCGCGCACCACTCCTCGCAAAAACCTGGACTAAAAACTTCCGCTCGCAAACCACGCGAGCGGTGAACCGCGCTCACTTCGCTCGCGCGGACAATTCCTACCACAACCCGCACAGCACCGCAGAAGCCCTCACTCCCGATGGTCGTTCGCCCTTCATCCGCCAGGTTCCGCAAACCACTCACCACCGCCGCTACCGCGGCCGCACCGCAGCCGCGGTGGCGACTCAAAACGGCAGATAGCGGTCGTAGAGATCGTCTATCTGGTGGTTGATGTCGTCGCCGTCCTGTGACCCCCACGGGTTGCGCGAGAAGTAGTACATGCTGGCGAGGATCACGCCGATGGTGACGGCGAACCGCGGCACGGCGGCGCTGAGGACGAACGCCGAGAGACCGGCTATCAGCCCGGAAACGAGGACGTCCACGATCTGGTGGGCGACGGACATGCGGTCGGTAGCGCCGGCACGGGCCTAAACGGTTCGGACGCGAGCGAAATGTGGGTGTTTATCACCGCCGCTGTGTGACCCTTGGGCATGTATCGAGCAGAGGGGCGAACGGAGGTGGGTCGATGAGCGACCCATCGGCGTCGCTCTCGACCTATACTGTTCGACTCGAACTCGTCGACGAACCCGGCGAGTTGCTCCGCGCGCTCGACCCGATCGCCGACAACGGCGGCAACCTCCTCTCGATCTTCCACGAGCGCGGCTCGCTCACTCCCAGAGGCCACATCCCCGTCGAGGTCGATCTGGAGGCGACGCCCGAGCGCTTCGAAACCATCGTCGCGGCCCTGCGCGAGGCGGGCGTGAACGTCATCCGGGCCGGCGCGGAGCGCTACGGCGAGGAACTCACGGTCATCCTCGTCGGCGATCTCGTCGAGACCGACCTCTCGGATACCCTCTCGCGCGTCGAGTGTGCGAGTGCCTCCGTGGCCGACGTCGCGCTCTCGGCACCCGATGGGACCGACGAGCCGTCGAGCGCGCGACTCCGACTGGCGACCGAGACCGGCCAGCGCGAGCGCGCGCTCGACACCGTTCGGACGGTTGCCGACGAGAAGGACCTCCACCTCGTCGAACCGCTGGCGGGAGGTGACCGATGAACCTCGCCGTCGTCGGTTGCGGTGCGGTCGGGCGCGCGGTCTGTGAACTCGCCGGAAGCTACGGCCATCGCGTGACCGCGCTCGCCGACTCGACGAGCGCGGTCGTGGCTGCGGATGACATCGACGTCGAGGCTGCTCTCGACCGGAAATCAGAGGATGGAACCGTCGGCTCGGGCGACCCAGACGAGGTACTCGCCAGCGACTACGACGTGCTCGTCGAGGCCACGCCGACGACGCTCGGCGACGCCGAACCCGGTTTCAGTCACGTGAAACGCGCGCTCGCCCGCGACGCCCACGTCGTGCTGGCGAACAAGGGCCCGGTCGCCGAGCGCTACGGCGACCTTCGTGCCGCAGAGCGCGATAGTGCTGGTACTGTGCTGTTCGAGGCGACCGTCGGCGGGGCGATTCCGGTGCTCTCGACGGTCGCCGACCTCGGTGCCGAGGACGTGACGGCGGTCCGTGGCGTTCTGAACGGGACGGCGAACTTCATCCTCTCGCGGATGAGCGCCGAGGGCCTCGATTACGAGCACGTGCTCGCTGAGGCGCAGGATTTGGGAGTCGCCGAAGCCGACCCGGCCTTCGACGTCGAGGGCACCGACGCCGCGCTCAAGTGCGTCATCCTCGCGAACGTGCTCGGCGACGGCGACGTGACTCTCGCCGACGCGCAGGTCGAGGGGATCACCCGACTCACGCCGAGCGCGCTCGACTTGGCGAGTGAGGACGGTCGCACGGTGCGCCTCGTCGGCGAAGTCACCGACGG
This region of Halococcus sediminicola genomic DNA includes:
- a CDS encoding amino acid-binding protein, with the translated sequence MSDPSASLSTYTVRLELVDEPGELLRALDPIADNGGNLLSIFHERGSLTPRGHIPVEVDLEATPERFETIVAALREAGVNVIRAGAERYGEELTVILVGDLVETDLSDTLSRVECASASVADVALSAPDGTDEPSSARLRLATETGQRERALDTVRTVADEKDLHLVEPLAGGDR
- a CDS encoding elongation factor EF-2, with the translated sequence MGRRKKIVQECERLMDNPENIRNIAIAAHIDHGKTTLTDNLLAGAGMISSDLAGEQLAMDTEEDEQERGITIDAANVSMTHEYQDTNHLINLIDTPGHVDFGGDVTRAMRAVDGALVVVDAVEGTMPQTETVVRQALREGVKPALFINKVDRLINELQEGPEEMQERLQTVIGDVNELIRGMAEDKYENEGWKVSVQDGTVAFGSALYNWATSLPQMQETGIDFADIIEYNRNDNIDELREHSPLSNVVLDMVAEHFPNPVKAQPERVPTVWRGDDTTELAEGMRLVDDEGDVVFMVTDIGIDPHAGEIATGRLFSGTLERGQDLYVSGTAGQNRIQSVGIFMGGEREEVERVPAGNIAAVTGLRDAIAGSTVSSVEMTPFESIEHISEPVITKSVEAQNMDDLPKLIKTLQQVSKEDPTIRVEINEDTGEHLISGQGELHLEVITQRIERNQGIPVTTGEPIVVFREAVQEPSETVEGQSPNRHNRFYLTVEPLPEDVVETLKRGEASMDMPETERREALQEAGMDKDTSQNVETIHGTNILIDDTKGIQHLNETMELVVEGWEEALDDGPLAAEPVQGTIIRLEDARLHEDAIHRGPAQVIPAVRQAVHGALIDGRISMLEPIQNVRIDVPSEHMGPASGEIQGRRGRVDDMYQEGDLMVVEGVAPVDEMIGFASDIRSATEGRASWNTENAGFQVMADNLQPDTIMEIRERKGMKLELPASVDYF
- a CDS encoding homoserine dehydrogenase, producing MNLAVVGCGAVGRAVCELAGSYGHRVTALADSTSAVVAADDIDVEAALDRKSEDGTVGSGDPDEVLASDYDVLVEATPTTLGDAEPGFSHVKRALARDAHVVLANKGPVAERYGDLRAAERDSAGTVLFEATVGGAIPVLSTVADLGAEDVTAVRGVLNGTANFILSRMSAEGLDYEHVLAEAQDLGVAEADPAFDVEGTDAALKCVILANVLGDGDVTLADAQVEGITRLTPSALDLASEDGRTVRLVGEVTDGDPPTVRVGPRLVPEHGTLAVTGTQNIVQLETRHAGQLNLSGRGAGGRATASAVLADVGRLS